In the Pan paniscus chromosome 19, NHGRI_mPanPan1-v2.0_pri, whole genome shotgun sequence genome, gatccacagccaggcatggtggctcacatctgtaatcccagcaattctggaggccaaggcaggcagatgacctgaggtcaggagtttgaaaccagcctggccaacatggcaaaatcccatctctgctaaaaaaaaaaaaaaaaacaaaacaaaacttagccaggcgtggtggcaagcgcctgcaatcccagctacttgggaggctgaggaaggagaatcgcttgaacccaggaggtggcggttgcagtgggctgagattgcgccactgcactccagcctgggtgacaagaatgagactccgtcacacacacacaaaaagaaaacaatctacTGTGTTTAGACTTAGATATAGCTGGATATACACAATTTCTAAAAATTCTGTGGCAATGGCAAATTAGGTTTGACTTACAGTAATACCAGCAAGAAACTACTGTCCTCATTTCAAAGAATTCTCACCAATAGTTTTGTTTTGCTGGGAGAAACAATACTCTAAACGATAATAAGGGGGATATCCACGACTCTCAAAAAAGTGAATGTAAAAAGACTTCAGGCAAAAATCACTACTCTCAAGGAATGCTGGTTCTCACTGATTTGTTTCATGATCTGGATGTGGGTTACAAAGGTGAGACTGGTTTGTGAAACTTACCTAAGCACTTAAGATCTGACTGCTTTTCTGTAAACACGATtattcaataaaaagtttttttaaaaaatcaaattttctaTTCTAATGAGAAATTACCTGTTGTCATTGATCCATAAAGGGTCTGCATCCCCCAGACCCTTTCCTGGGTCCTTCTGTGCCCTATCACCCCCTAGACCATCCAGACCTCAGGCCACCCATCTCTCCGTTACCAGAGCAGTCTCCGTTCCCGAACGTGCTGGTCACCAGCAACAGCAGCtgctcctcctccaggcagcTCAGCCTGTACTTGTTCATACAGAGAACACGGACGGCACTGAGGTAGACATAAGCCTTCAGCTCCCAGTAGACACTCTGGGTTTCCTACCCTGCCCAGACACTCTGGGCTTCCCCCCACACCTCCCCCAGCCTGGTGCTCCTGTGCTCATCTGTCtctcccagtgcccagcacaggcgTGGCACGGAGGAAGCGAATGGACCGATGTGAACACATCATCCTGGATTCTCCTTCCCCGCTCAAGCCCTGCAGCTAACCCATCGGCAAGCCCTGGAGGCTCTGCCTCCAAAATCCTGCCTATCCCATGTCCAAACGCCTCTCACCATGTCCACTGCTCTTTGCAGTTCTGTGTGTGTGGAAATATTTCCCCAAAATTGGAATGAGCAGGTCACAGCTGTGCCTGGAGGGAATGGCCGGGGAAATGTGCCCTCACCTTGCTGTTCTATCCAGGCCCACCCAGCTGAGGATGGGGGACCTGCCACCACTCTCCTGGCAGTTCCGGACTCCTGGGAACCGGCAGGTGAGGACCCAAGAGTGTTTTCAGTGACCCGGCTGACCTGGTCATCCGTCAGTCCCACCTTGGCCTAGGCCTCTATGCAGCACAGATCACAGCTCATTCCATCCTGGCATTACACTGGCCTGTGCCCTGTCCTCAGGGTCACATCTGTCTCCCAGAAGCCATGCAACCCTGGAAAACCCAGGTCTAACAGTCAGGTTCCTCCTCTGTGCATTAACAATGGCGTTGACGTCTGCTTTGCGGGAcgctgggaggggagagggaggtgtATGCTGGAGAGCTCCCCAGGGGCACGGCCTGGTTCTGCGTCACTCACTGTCAGATCCTGAGAGCCTGGGGCTGGCCCAGCACGTGGCCACCGTTCCCTAAGAGTTGGATTTCATCCCTCAGTGCTGAAGGCAGGTGATAGAGCTTAGACAGACCCCCTGCGTCCTGTCTTCTTTATCTACAGCTTACTCATCCTTGCCCCTTTCACGTGCACCCAGCAGAGCAGGTGTTTCACTGAGCTTGAGCAAAATTCAAGCTAGAGCAGCTGATGGATCTTGAGGCCTAGATTCACTGTCAAAGTGTTTCTCAAACGGTGCTCTCCAGAACACCAAGGAAAACTCATTTACTGTATAAGTTTGAAAATCCCTGCCCACCGGTCTACCTTTGTGTATGAGCAATCAGCTCTACCATTCGGCCCAGGTGTGTGTTTGCTGGACCATGTGGAGGAAGCTGAAGAGACATGAGCTGAAGGCAGAGGGTGAGTCCAAGGTGGGATCTTGGGACAGGTATGAGAAGTTAGGCAAAAATGGGATAATTCTAGCCTTCATAACCTTAGATAATAGTTCACATTATTATTTAGTTAATAGAATTGTACCCACattaaatttctgaaatttttttaagaaataaagtctcactctgtcacccaggctggagtgcagtggtgcaatcatggctcactgcttccTGGAACTcgtgggctccagcaatcctcctgcctcagcctcctgactaggtgggactataggcacacgccaccatgcctggctaatttctttgacttttctctAGAGACCAGGTCCACctaggtttcccaggctggtctcagacttctagACTCAAGTGAACCTGAACCTcccgcctcgacctctcaaattgctgggattacaggtgtgagccaccacacccggcctaaatttCTTATGTGCCACGGGACTGCAAAACATCATTATTAGGGGCAGCTGGATGGAAGGTATAGGAGGACACTATAGTGCCTTTTCAATATTTCTGtctaaaatctaaaatcatttcaacaggaaacatttatttcaaaaCGTGAAGGTGGTTATCCTTCCATGAGTTTAAAGTACAAAGGCAGGCTCACGGTGTCGTCAGAATTCAGAACGATGGTCGTGGGGCTGGGGgtgttgggaggggctgggcatggttggcTTTGTGATCTGGGGTCTGGTGTGCTCCATCTCTGAATGTCTCTCGAGCTGCACTCTTTCTTAATACATTCTCATaagtttaacaaaaaataaaacgaGGAGGCGAAGCTTGCTTGGGTTGTTAAGCCTAGGGAAATTATCCAGCCATGAGCACTGGCCCAGATGCTTCTAGAAGCCTGGAGGGAACTGAGAACTTTCCAAGTGGAGGCCGCAGAGgcaaggccctgaggtgggagcacACTGCTGTTCGTCCCTAGCTCTGAAGGGGGTGCCCTGGTCGGAATCAGTGCTGGGTGCACTGCAGGGCCGGGAAGTCCATGCCCACGTTGTGGCTCAGTGCAGTGCAAGCCGATCTCACCCGCTCCGCAGGGTGTTCAGCCTGCCAGCAGGTGGCCGGCTGGTCCTCCTGGGATATGGCACGGACCCAGCAGCTCTGTCTGAAATCATAACGGCGGAACCAAGGGTCCCCTACGTCCAGGTCCGTTGGGAGGCGGGGCATGGAGTTCCAGTGCAGGAATCTCCAGGAACCCTGAGGtcctccctgagccagggccgGGCTGGGCACACCCTGAGTGCCCACAGGGTAGGTGTCTTCCCGGACAGCCCCACCAGGACAGGGTGTGGAAGAACGAGGTGCCCGTGGCAGGGAAGCTGACCAAATGGGCTGCGGGAACCGGGCTGGTGGGCCTGGAGGGGCCTGCCTGTCCCCCTTGCAGAGGGTCTTCCCGCCACGTGAAGCCGGCACAGGCCTGGATGCCGACGACCCTTGCTCGGGTTTGGCTGAAAGGAAAACAGACGCGGTCAGCATCTCCAGTGAGCCCACGCAGGCCTTTCCGGGCTGGGCCCCACCTGCCTGCGTCTCTGGAGTCCTCGGGGTCTCTGTGTGGCCCCCGTGGCCTGACACTGAGGACACGCCTGTAGtctgctgatcccagagggaggggtgCGTGCTGCCTGGCGTGGGGAAGCTGTCGTGGCATGGCGGGTGGCTCCTGGGACTGCCCCCAGGGTTCAGACTGGCTGGGGGCTTCCTGCCACACACCTTCGTCCCAGGGCTGTTGGGCCTGGGATACGGCCCCCAGTCAGAACTCAGGTGGGAGGGGCCTTGGATGTCACCCAGCCCCTTGCCACCTCACGTGGGGACCCGTCTCCGCAGTGGGTGATTGGGCCCGGATGTGGGTCAccctctgccctcctgggctGCCCAGTCCATGCCAGGACTGACCGTTCCCACTTCTGGCTGAACTCTTGGCTCTGGCTCTGGGCCCGGGGTCCCGCCTGTGCCCTCTCCCTGAATGCTCTGTGGGTCAGGGACACCGATTCCCTTGTCTCCCTGGCTCAAGGCTTGTTGTCCTGGCAACCTTGGAGGAGCGTGCAGGAGTGAGGGGCCTCTGCTGCTCTCTGAGGCTGTGGGTGCTTGCAGGGAGGGGCGGGGCCTCCCACAAATGGGTCTGGGCTCGTCTAGTAACTTGGAGGGCCCTGCGAGGGGGAGACGGAGACATCGCAGAAGGTGGGAGGGGGCTTGTTGGAGGGTCTTGCTCACATCCCCCTCCTGCGTGCACAGCATGTCCAGTATGCACGCACTGAGCGCCTGCCCTGAGGACCGGTGGGCCTCCTGTACTTTCTTAGAGTccgggaggaagaggaggaagaaaaggtgaagaggaaggCCCAGGTAGTAGGGTTGCGGGTCCCGGGCACTCCCCTACTATTGACTACCCCAGAGGGTGACATGGGAGGGGACATGGCACTGGAGCCCACCTGGGGGTGGCAGGTCCCCCTGCTTTCTTGTTAGTTTCTTCATAGAGGCCCTAAGATGCTTGAGCACAGTGTCATCATCCCTGGCCCAGGTATCAACGAACCGGTTCCAAAAACGTGCCCACGGGCCACACCTGGACGTCTTCGTGAGGTGCTCTAGGGACAGGGTGGATATCAGGCCAGGGGAGTTACCTGGGAATGGTCACAGCTCATACCCCGTGGCCACTTCAGTCTCCCACTGGGCGGTGCCGGATCCTTTTGTGGCCACCCCAGGCGTCCAGATATACACAGGAGACTGTGGCTGGGGGGCGATCTGGACAGGGAAGTGCTCACCACACTCTCAACTTTCATCTGGGTCATGTGGGGGATGGGCTCGGTGTCACAGTGTCCTGCCCAGCCCACCTGGCCAGACCTCCCTCTGGGCCAGAACAGAGGATCATGAGGACAGTGTGAGGAAGCTGCCCTCGGGCCAGTCGGGCTCTGACCCCAGGGCTCCCCAGGCCCCGCTGGGCACACGTAGACTTACTCTGCTGAACCTTAAAGGCGATTCTTGTTATCGGCATCAACGCCTGTTCGCCTTCTACCAGATACACGTCCCACAGGCGCAGGGTGAGCCCGAGAGAGATCTGTGGGGACAGCAGGTGTGAAAGAACCTGGTCCTTCCAGGCTGGGGCTGGTGGCTCGAGCTGCGCACACTGGGGCTTCAGTCTCCAGAGTCAGTGACCTTCCCCATGAGGGTCGCCTGAGCCCTCCAGGACGCTGGGTCAGACAAGGTCTTGAAGCTCCTCATGGGGGGCACTCATTTGAGTGGGGATGTCGCTCCTGGAGAGAGGGGCTTGCCCAGGGCTTGAGGCTTCCCTGAGCCCTCTCAAGTCGCGTCCTGGCCCAGTCTGCCCATGAGGCTGGGCCTGAGCCCCAGCCATTGCCCTGGGATGACCCCTCTTGGGCAGAGGGTTTTGCTTGTGTGTCCTTTGGGGACTCGCCTGAGCCTCCTGTGGGCTGGGAGTGAGCCAGACCCCCGGGCTGGGGAAGCAGGGCACTGCAGGGCAAGGAGGGTCCCTGAGCCAGGGTCTCCCTATGCCTCCTTACCCCGTCAATCAATATCCGGATGAGGCAGCCTAAGGACGAACACTGCCCACATAGATCTTTCTTGTCCTGATGGAAGCAACAGAGGTGCTCAGGCCACTGGGCTGCCCTAAAAACCTCCCTCTTCCAGGGCCTCTGAAGACCCTTCCCCTAGTGCAGAACACTGGGCGGTGTCCAGAGCTCCCCACAACACTGTCACCTTCCCACACTCCCGGTGGACACGCTGCCCTTTGCCCTGCTCTGCGGGAGCTGGGCCCCCATCCCTGTGCCTCTGTCTCCTCCAGGGCAGGAAAGGAAACCAACTCCCAGCCCACGGAGAACCCGACGTCCCAGGTCAGGCCCTGGCTGGGACTCAGCCAGTCACCAGCCCCACGAGGGGCTCCAGCCCCCCTGCTCCTACAGCCCCACGGGAGGCAGGGCCTCTGGGAAGAGCTGAGGGGACCATAAACTCACCTGATGCCACATGGTCTTGGGTTGTGACGTGGCTACCACATGCTCCTGTTGGTCTTGGAGCCCCTGGACGGTCCTGCCATTTGGGCTGTGAAATCCTGAGAAGCCCCCAGCCCATCGTGAAATCAGAGCCTTCCCCCAAGATGTAGAGCCATCAGCTGCAAGAGCTGGGCAGCTGGAGAGGCCCCCAAACCCCAAGGCCTCCCACCCTCCCATCTGGTGACCCCAACATGCGGCCTTTACCCTGGGGAGGTGGGGCGGGAACATTCCCTGGAGCCTGGCTGGAGGTTCCCCTGGAGGCCTCCTGGGCCAGGGTGCAAAAAGGGCAAGCCTGACTTTCAGGCCACCACAGGGCGGCCGGAACTGGGTGGGTGCTGGGTTTCCTGGTCATCTCCTGGTAGTGGGGTCGGGCCAGGGAACAGGGGATGGGGAGATGCTGCCACCTGGGCTTGGTAGGCCCATTCGTGGGCACCGATGGCAGCAGGAGCCCGGGCAGCTGGAGGGCAGGAGGACTCTCAGGGAGGGGAGAGTCAGCTGCACAGAATCAGAGCCGGAGGGCGTGGCTCCAGGACACAGAGGGTGGCCACGGGGAGGATGAGATGCCCTCTGTTGATGGGGATGAGAGGCGTCTGATTTGGGCTTTGGGGGTCAGCCGTGGACTCCTGTGGGACCCTCAGCAGAGACATCCTAAAGTCTCCCAACAAGCTGGCAACACAAGGAGGGTGCCTTGGCTGAAGGTTGTGATCACCTGGCCAGGGTGGCCATCCCCAGGTCTGGCTGCAGGAGGTCCCTGGGGCAGCTGTTCACTTACCCGGCAGGGAGTGCCTCTCACTGGCCAGCAGCTGCACCAGTGCCCAGAATGCATCCTCCTCAGGAAGATAAAGGAGGAACAAGGCGGCAATGTGGCTCAGGTCCCTGCAGTAGCCCACCTCCTGCAAGAGCCAGAGTCACCATGGAAGGACATCAGCTGGGAGGGCTGAGGTCACCTGGGAGGACTCATGTCATTGGAGAGGGCAGAGGTGACTGGAGAGGCTTCCTCTGAAGGAGAGGCTTCCTCTGAAAAAGAGGCCTCCTCAGGATGCACATTCATTTCATGACAAGAGCCAAGTCCATTGGGCACTTCAGCACCTTGTCCAAAATGTCTGCTGATAGCACCATCCTGTGTGCGATGCTGCCAAGCTCCTGGGCTTTGGGGCAGCCCCAGGAGGAGGGCGTCATTTCTTGTTCTGAGAAGTGGTGGTCAGGCCCAGGTGACaccaggagtccaggccctgaCTCCTTTGTGTATCAGCTTGACCCCTTGAGACCACCCCCTTCCTTGGAGGTTTATGCCAGCGGTGAGCTGACATCCTACCTCCTATATCCTGGTGGGTCACAAATACTAACTTTAAAAGAAGCAACGACACCCCCACCAGACACCCACTcctgtgaatatggaaatatggcCCGGGAACCTCACTGCCGGGAATACTCACCGGGTTATACTCCTCATACGCCAGGAGGATGTAAAGTAGTTCCCGCTGCCTAGGAAACAGAGAAAGGGGGCTTTGGTTTGTTTTGTGCAGATGTTGTTAATTTCACTTTGTCTACAAAGCCTAACAGCAAATCCCATTTCAGGTTCAGATGATTCACCAGATAAGCAGTGAGCTCTTCAGGGCCTGAGACTCTTGAAGAAATGTTTCAGTAAAATCCACATCTGTGACATGCAAATAGCCCAGTTGTACAGTGACTCGCCTGATCCTTTTCActctgaatgatttttttttttttttcagtttgcacACACGCCAGTTCAGTCTGTGGGTGTACAGTTCCTCCACGGTTCCAAACCAATGTGCAGAGTCTCCCGGCCACCGCTCCAGCCCCTCCTGGGGCGACTCCTTCATCCTCCAAGTCTCCAGGGTGGCCCCTATGCACCCAGCCTCTCCCCGATGCATCAGCCCCTGGCCACCCAGACTGCTTCTCAGTCCCTGTGGTTTGGCCTTTTCCAGAATGGCCTAGGAATGGGAATCCTACTGTGGTAGCTTATTGGGTCTGGCTTCTGTCCCTCAGCAAAATGCATCTAGGATCCACCCACGTTCGTGCGGGCATCCCTGGCTCGTTCCCTTTTCTCACTGGGTCTTCCGTTTGAAGGGAGGACCAGCCTTGCTCTCCCCATTCCCGTGTTGAAGGCCGTCCCCGAAGGCTCCGTGTGTGAGTGACGAGGAGTCAAGCAGTGAACCTGGCATGCAGGTTTCATGTGGATGTCAGTTTCCAAATCAGTGGGTTCAATATCTGTGACACTTTGGGGATGTGTGGTTCAAGTCCATCGAGCTTTGTGAGCCACTGCCCAACTGGCTGCCAACGTGGCTGTGCCATGTCATGTTCCCAGCAGACCTGGATGAGAGTTTCCAGGACCCCTAATTCTCCCAGCATTTGGTGCTGTCACTGTTGCCTGGGGGGGCTCATGGGCCCTCTATCCTGCCACCCTCCCGTGGGTCCTACCATGGGTCCCCATGGGTCAGGGAGAGCACCTTTCACCATTGTGCATGATTTTGTTTGCTGCCTTCCATCTCCTCAGGATCCTCCTGGGTTCTGGCCCCACATATTCCAGTCTGGCCCAGGGCTTGGAACCAGGGAGGTGCTCGGTTCATGGTGCCGGCTGCTCCCTGGGCCGGGAGAGCTCTTGGCAGCTGTGTCATCCCTCCTGGGTGACCCTGGCTTCTGCGCCGGGGAAGCCCCCATCCCTCTCATTCACCCCATCTCTGCTGGGACCCTGTGGCTCCCGTAGGCTTACTTGGTTCCGTATCGATCCCTGAAGAATATATGCCTCCTTAATGTCCCGCTTACATCCAGGTCCATCTGCTGGATGTGTTCAGATGACCTCTTGCCCTTCTCCTTCATGATCTGTAGGGCAGGGCCAAGAGGAGGAAGCAGTCTCAGAACAGATGGAAGACTCCCTGCCCCCAGTGGCAGTCAGCCCACAGTCAGCACTTcgggaaggaaggacagaaggaaggttTCCTTCTGCAGAAAGCTGCATTTTGGCTTGTTACTGAAGCCAGGGAGGGTCACCAGAGCTGAGTTTGTCTGTGGTGACTGTGTCACCATCTGTGCCCAGGGTGTTCATCTGaccttcacccccagctccccagGGTGGTCTTGACGTTCCCTCCAGCTGGAGACCTGGGCCCCTGACACGGCCTGTCCTGTTTGTTGTGCTCTGGCTGAGCGTACCTGGTATCTTCCGGGGTTTTTCAACTTCATTTCCTCAATGTTCAGGAGGACTGACCACATCGGGCCCCGGATGTTCATGGGAATTCCCTGGTACGCTCGATCTATGAGCTGTGGGCAGAAAACAATCTGGTGTCACAGGCCACGGGGTGACCCCAGTGAGGACCAGAGCCCGGGGATTCTGGAAATTGTCGGTTTTGGCCCCATGATTCCTCAGTAGAGGTGAGATCAAGctgggacagggtctcccttCCCAGGACTGAAAGAGTGGATGGACACTCAGAGTCGAAACTCTGATCTGAACCTTTTCCTTCCTTCAGGTCACCAGGGCATCCCTAGCCTTGAGCTCCGGGTGGT is a window encoding:
- the LOC117976570 gene encoding TBC1 domain family member 3G-like isoform X2 codes for the protein MDVVEVAGSWWAQEREDIIMKYEKGHQAGLSEDKGPKPFRSYNNNVDHLGIVQSCPSWESAPQEGPCPPFPVPSPGLSPELERDRASPFWGSAPRLGPLQAPCSSSALPGLPYSEMELPPLTAREAKQIRREISRKSKWVKMLGEWDTYKNSRKLIDRAYQGIPMNIRGPMWSVLLNIEEMKLKNPGRYQIMKEKGKRSSEHIQQMDLDVSGTLRRHIFFRDRYGTKQRELLYILLAYEEYNPEVGYCRDLSHIAALFLLYLPEEDAFWALVQLLASERHSLPGFHSPNGRTVQGLQDQQEHVVATSQPKTMWHQDKKDLCGQCSSLGCLIRILIDGISLGLTLRLWDVYLVEGEQALMPITRIAFKVQQKHLTKTSRCGPWARFWNRFVDTWARDDDTVLKHLRASMKKLTRKQGDLPPPAKPEQGSSASRPVPASRGGKTLCKGDRQAPPGPPARFPQPIWSASLPRAPRSSTPCPGGAVREDTYPVGTQGVPSPALAQGGPQGSWRFLHWNSMPRLPTDLDVGDPWFRRYDFRQSCWVRAISQEDQPATCWQAEHPAERVRSACSAPSTDSDQGTPFRARDEQQCAPTSGPCLCGLHLESSQFPPGF
- the LOC117976570 gene encoding TBC1 domain family member 3G-like isoform X1 produces the protein MDVVEVAGSWWAQEREDIIMKYEKGHQAGLSEDKGPKPFRSYNNNVDHLGIVHEMELPPLTAREAKQIRREISRKSKWVKMLGEWDTYKNSRKLIDRAYQGIPMNIRGPMWSVLLNIEEMKLKNPGRYQIMKEKGKRSSEHIQQMDLDVSGTLRRHIFFRDRYGTKQRELLYILLAYEEYNPEVGYCRDLSHIAALFLLYLPEEDAFWALVQLLASERHSLPGFHSPNGRTVQGLQDQQEHVVATSQPKTMWHQDKKDLCGQCSSLGCLIRILIDGISLGLTLRLWDVYLVEGEQALMPITRIAFKVQQKHLTKTSRCGPWARFWNRFVDTWARDDDTVLKHLRASMKKLTRKQGDLPPPAKPEQGSSASRPVPASRGGKTLCKGDRQAPPGPPARFPQPIWSASLPRAPRSSTPCPGGAVREDTYPVGTQGVPSPALAQGGPQGSWRFLHWNSMPRLPTDLDVGDPWFRRYDFRQSCWVRAISQEDQPATCWQAEHPAERVRSACTALSHNVGMDFPALQCTQH